One window from the genome of Nicotiana sylvestris chromosome 9, ASM39365v2, whole genome shotgun sequence encodes:
- the LOC104236281 gene encoding phospholipase A1 PLIP2, chloroplastic, translating into MDSICLTGGIQGMAGPIAVAGTGALDVRATQFSTSAVGRSSAASMSVEKPSSSQRNKNTSWGFSFRYPLRSFWSGGKGRYDAIAVDDAVLMDEKEEKKDEEEGQNGNWVLKILHVRSLRSKDEDDDVGDKGGGGGVEDDVQENSGRQNSQCGGGDEECDVCSVDDDEEKFKFDRNSFSKLLKRVSLAEARLYAQMSYLGSLAYSIPQIKPENLLRNHGLQFVTSSLEKKEQALKAEKEKAEAEGQEKKENEVVQTQVEEKNTTNSVEGDMKTSGNRISASTAYHIAASAASYLHSHTKSILPFKSSNSVPNKDSSETTIGSGENVVGRNREVASFMATSDSVTSVVAAKEEVKQAVADDLNSNHSSPCEWFVCDDDESLTRFFVIQGSESLASWQANLFFEPIQFEGLDVMVHRGIYEAAKGMYEQMLPEVRSHLKSHGSCAKFRFTGHSLGGSLSLLLNLMLHIRGEVPPPSLLPVITFGAPSIMCGGDRLLRHLGLPRSHLQAITMHRDIVPRAFSCNYPNHVAEFLKAINGNFRNHPCLNNQKLLFAPMGEFLILQPDDKFSPNHDLLPSGSGLYLMSDPVSSSAEAEKQIRVAQSVFLNSPHPLEILSDRSAYGSGGTIQRDHDMNSYLKSVRNVIRQELNSIRKARRKQRRRVWWPLVAPSGVNAGIVVRRHVESGNMGRGQFNFAGILHSGKESLKRFSTLVASQHMHLLVVLLFPARLLIVGTFSMLNFR; encoded by the exons ATGGATAGTATTTGTTTAACGGGAGGGATTCAAGGTATGGCGGGGCCGATCGCCGTCGCCGGCACCGGAGCCTTAGACGTCCGTGCAACCCAATTTAGTACATCCGCCGTTGGCCGTTCGTCGGCGGCGTCTATGTCGGTTGAAAAGCCATCTTCTTCTCAGAGGAATAAAAATACATCATGGGGTTTTTCATTTAGGTACCCACTTAGATCCTTTTGGTCAGGGGGTAAAGGAAGGTACGATGCAATAGCTGTAGACGACGCCGTATTGATGGATGAAAAGGAGGAGAAGAAAGATGAGGAGGAGGGGCAAAATGGGAATTGGGTATTGAAGATTTTGCATGTTAGGTCTCTGCGTAGTAAAGATGAGGATGATGATGTAGGGGACaagggtggtggtggtggtgttgAAGATGATGTTCAAGAAAACAGTGGACGGCAAAATAGTCAATGCGGTGGTGGGGATGAAGAGTGTGATGTGTGTTCtgtagatgatgatgaagaaaaaTTCAAATTTGATAGAAATTCTTTTTCTAAGTTGCTAAAAAGGGTGTCATTAGCTGAAGCTAGATTGTATGCTCAGATGTCTTATTTGGGAAGTCTGGCTTATTCTATTCCCCAAATTAAG CCAGAAAATTTATTGAGGAATCATGGATTGCAGTTTGTCACTTCTTCATTGGAGAAGAAAGAACAGGCATTGAAAGCTGAGAAAGAGAAGGCAGAAGCTGAAGGCCAGGAGAAGAAAGAGAATGAAGTTGTTCAAACTCAGGTAGAAGAAAAGAACACTACAAATTCAGTAGAAGGGGATATGAAGACCAGTGGGAACAGGATAAGTGCATCTACTGCTTACCATATAGCTGCCTCTGCAGCATCTTATCTGCACTCTCATACAAAGAGCATTCTTCCGTTTAAATCGTCCAACTCTGTGCCAAATAAAGATTCCTCTGAAACAACCATCGGAAGCGGTGAAAATGTAGTTGGAAGGAACAGGGAAGTTGCTTCTTTTATGGCGACCAGTGACTCAGTTACATCAGTAGTTGCTGCAAAGGAGGAAGTAAAGCAGGCTGTTGCAGACGACCTGAACTCGAATCATTCTTCACCCTGTGAGTGGTTCGTATGTGATGATGATGAGAGTTTGACAAGATTTTTTGTCATTCAG GGATCAGAGTCATTGGCATCATGGCAAGCAAATCTATTCTTTGAACCTATTCAATTTGAG GGTTTGGATGTGATGGTCCACAGAGGTATCTATGAAGCTGCAAAGGGAATGTACGAACAGATGCTGCCGGAAGTACGTTCACACCTTAAATCTCATGGTAGTTGTGCCAAATTCCGTTTCACTGGGCATTCCCTTGGTGGAAGTTTATCATTGCTCCTCAATCTCATGCTGCACATAAGGGGAGAAGTTCCTCCTCCTTCCTTGCTTCCTGTTATAACTTTTGGTGCACCGTCAATAATGTGCGGAGGAGACCGCCTCCTTCGCCACCTTGGCTTGCCTCGGAGTCATCTGCAGGCAATCACAATGCACCGAGACATTGTACCCCGAGCCTTCTCTTGCAATTATCCCAATCACGTTGCAGAATTTCTTAAAGCAATCAATGGAAACTTCCGCAATCATCCATGTCTGAATAATCAG AAGTTGTTGTTTGCTCCAATGGGGGAATTCTTAATTCTGCAGCCAGATGACAAGTTCTCTCCAAACCACGACCTGCTACCTTCAGGCTCCGGTCTGTATTTAATGAGCGATCCTGTATCAAGTTCAGCAGAGGCAGAAAAACAAATCCGAGTCGCTCAGTCTGTGTTTTTAAACTCACCCCACCCGCTTGAGATCCTAAGTGATCGCTCAGCCTATGGTTCTGGAGGAACAATACAAAGAGATCATGACATGAACTCGTACTTAAAATCTGTAAGAAACGTAATTCGCCAAGAGCTGAACAGTATCAGAAAAGCTCGGAGGAAGCAGAGGCGCAGAGTTTGGTGGCCATTGGTTGCACCAAGTGGGGTTAATGCTGGTATTGTTGTTAGAAGGCATGTGGAATCAGGTAATATGGGCCGTGGCCAGTTCAACTTTGCTGGCATTTTACATAGTGGAAAAGAGTCATTGAAGCGGTTCAGTACGCTAGTTGCATCGCAGCACATGCACTTGCTTGTGGTGCTTCTGTTTCCTGCACGGTTGCTTATCGTTGGGACTTTCAGCATGTTGAACTTCCGTTGA